Proteins found in one Mustela lutreola isolate mMusLut2 chromosome 10, mMusLut2.pri, whole genome shotgun sequence genomic segment:
- the BCL10 gene encoding B-cell lymphoma/leukemia 10 has translation MEPTAPSLTEEDLTEVKKDALENLRVYLCEKIIAERHFDHLRAKKILSREDTEEISCRTSSRKRAGKLLDYLQENPKGLDTLVESIRREKTQNFLIQKITDEVLKLRNIKLEHLKGLKCSSCEPFPGGATNNFSRSNSDESNFSEKLRASTVIYHPEGESSTAPFFSTESSLNLPVLEVGRTENPTFSSTTLPRPGDPGAPPLPPELQLEEEGTCGNSSEMFLPLRSRAVSHQ, from the exons ATGGAGCCCACCGCGCCGTCCCTCACCGAGGAGGACCTGACAGAAGTGAAGAAGGAC GCCTTAGAAAATCTGCGTGTATACCTGTGTGAAAAAATCATAGCTGAGAGACATTTTGATCATCTACGCGCAAAAAAAATACTCAGCagagaagacactgaagaaatTTCCTGCCGAACATCAAGTAGAAAAAGGGCTGGAAAATTGTTAGACTACTTACAAGAAAACCCCAAAGGACTGGATACACTGGTTGAATCTATTCGGCGAGAAAAAACACAGAACTTCCTGATTCAGAAGATTACAGATGAAGTGTTGAAACTTAGAAATATAAAACTAGAACATCTGAAAG GACTGAAATGTAGCAGCTGTGAGCCTTTCCCAGGTGGAGCCACAAACAACTTCTCTAGATCAAATTCAGATGAGAGTAATTTCtctgaaaaactgagagcatcCACTGTCATATACCATCCTGAAGGAGAATCCAGCACTGCCCCCTTTTTTTCTACTGAGTCTTCTCTGAATTTGCCTGTTCTCGAAGTTGGCAGAACTGAAAATCCCACCTTCTCTTCAACTACACTTCCCAGACCTGGGGACCCTGGGGCTCCTCCTTTGCCACCGGAGCTGCAGTTAGAAGAAGAAGGAACTTGTGGAAACTCTAGTGAGATGTTTCTTCCCTTGAGATCACGTGCTGTTTCCCATCAATGA